The Gammaproteobacteria bacterium genome window below encodes:
- a CDS encoding glutathione S-transferase family protein, producing the protein MNTPVPSPCLRGFATSNYHNKIALALLEKGIDYDEQRCFPWLEPAAYADSPIGKVPFLITPQGSISESQAILEYLEDQYPQAPLYSADPFTRAKQREAIQFCELYVEWVARRLYPAAFFRAPRSESLEREVRQQLDVNLPALARLLSFAPFAMGADLSAVDCAIWPHLNLVKRCCLAIWNEDLVGAAIPQFDDYNRAMASRASVKQIREQSAADQGAFFAAIAQKK; encoded by the coding sequence ATGAATACCCCTGTCCCCTCGCCGTGCCTGCGTGGCTTCGCCACCAGCAACTACCACAACAAGATCGCCCTGGCCCTGCTCGAAAAGGGCATCGACTACGACGAGCAGCGCTGCTTTCCGTGGCTGGAGCCGGCCGCCTACGCCGACTCGCCGATCGGCAAGGTGCCGTTCCTGATCACGCCGCAGGGCAGCATCAGCGAATCGCAAGCCATCCTCGAATATCTGGAAGATCAGTATCCGCAAGCGCCGCTGTATAGCGCAGACCCGTTCACGCGCGCCAAGCAGCGCGAGGCGATCCAGTTCTGCGAGCTCTATGTGGAATGGGTGGCGCGGCGGCTCTACCCGGCCGCGTTTTTCCGCGCGCCGCGTTCGGAGAGCCTGGAGCGTGAAGTACGGCAACAGCTGGATGTGAACCTGCCGGCTCTGGCCCGACTGCTGAGCTTCGCTCCGTTTGCCATGGGTGCTGATTTGAGCGCCGTGGATTGCGCCATCTGGCCGCACCTGAACCTGGTGAAGCGCTGCTGCCTCGCGATCTGGAACGAGGATCTCGTCGGCGCGGCGATCCCGCAGTTCGACGACTACAACCGAGCGATGGCCTCACGCGCTTCGGTGAAACAGATTCGCGAGCAGTCGGCTGCGGATCAGGGCGCCTTCTTCGCGGCCATCGCTCAGAAAAAATAG
- a CDS encoding acyl-CoA dehydrogenase family protein, whose translation MDLNYSPEEESFRQEIGDFCRAELPPAIAAKVLGGQRLHKQDIAGWQKILHKKGWAGYQWPKAFGGCEWDATQQSIFDEETALHGAPRLLPFGLKMVAPVIMAFGNREQQERFLPRILAAEDWWCQGYSEPGAGSDLASLKTRAERRGDHYIVNGQKTWNTLGQYADWIFCLVRTASEGRKQEGISFLLIDMKTPGITVRPIITLDGEHEINEVWFEDVAVPAENLIGEENKGWTYAKFLLGHERANIAGIGASKRELVRLKELARATLSGGKPLIEDARFRDRIAQVELELRALEITNMRMLAAEKEKRAPGPEASMLKIRGSEIQQTLTELMMQAVGPQALPFLFEAMEAGWQGEPVGTDGWAETIAPLAPSYFNYRKVSIYGGSNEIQKNIISRIVLGF comes from the coding sequence ATGGACCTCAACTATTCCCCGGAAGAAGAAAGCTTCCGCCAGGAAATCGGCGACTTCTGCCGCGCCGAGCTGCCGCCGGCGATTGCCGCCAAGGTGCTCGGCGGCCAGCGCCTGCACAAGCAGGACATCGCCGGCTGGCAGAAAATCCTGCACAAGAAAGGCTGGGCCGGCTACCAGTGGCCCAAGGCCTTCGGCGGCTGCGAATGGGACGCCACGCAGCAATCGATCTTCGACGAGGAGACCGCCCTGCACGGCGCGCCGCGGCTGCTGCCGTTCGGCCTGAAGATGGTCGCACCGGTGATCATGGCCTTCGGCAACCGCGAGCAGCAGGAACGCTTCCTGCCACGAATACTCGCGGCCGAGGACTGGTGGTGCCAGGGCTATTCGGAACCGGGCGCCGGCTCCGATCTGGCCTCGCTCAAGACCCGCGCCGAACGTCGCGGCGACCACTACATCGTCAACGGCCAGAAAACCTGGAACACCCTGGGTCAGTACGCCGACTGGATATTCTGTCTGGTGCGCACCGCCAGTGAAGGCCGCAAGCAGGAAGGTATCTCCTTTCTGCTGATCGACATGAAGACACCGGGCATCACGGTGCGTCCGATCATCACCCTGGATGGCGAACACGAGATCAACGAAGTCTGGTTCGAGGACGTGGCAGTGCCGGCCGAAAACCTCATCGGTGAGGAGAACAAGGGCTGGACCTATGCCAAGTTCCTGCTCGGGCACGAGCGCGCCAACATCGCCGGCATCGGCGCCAGCAAACGCGAGCTGGTGCGGCTCAAGGAACTGGCGCGGGCCACGCTCAGCGGCGGCAAACCACTGATCGAGGATGCGCGCTTCCGCGATCGCATCGCCCAGGTCGAACTGGAGCTGCGTGCGCTGGAGATCACCAACATGCGCATGCTCGCGGCGGAAAAGGAAAAGCGCGCGCCGGGGCCTGAAGCCTCCATGCTCAAGATTCGCGGCTCCGAAATCCAGCAGACGCTGACCGAACTGATGATGCAGGCGGTGGGACCGCAGGCTCTGCCGTTTCTGTTCGAAGCGATGGAAGCCGGCTGGCAGGGCGAACCGGTGGGCACGGACGGCTGGGCCGAAACCATCGCGCCGCTGGCGCCGAGCTACTTCAACTACCGCAAGGTCTCGATCTACGGTGGTTCCAACGAAATCCAGAAGAACATCATCAGCCGCATCGTGCTGGGATTTTAG
- a CDS encoding acyl-CoA dehydrogenase family protein codes for MNFNFSEEQELLRDTLASFIKRDYDFEARRGILESEAGWSRDSWTTLADMGLLALPLPEEHGGLGGNAIDLFVAMEAIGRGLIVEPFLATVVLGAGLVARAGTESQQAQVLPAVASGECLLAYAHGEHAARYVLSHVETRARADGDGWVIDGAKTVVLHGAQADKLIVSARTCGDAGDEDGLSLFLVDARADGLHRNDYPTQDGARAAEVVLRGVRVNADALMGELHQAWPHIVHAQERAIAAVCAEAIGVMDTLNQDTIGYLQTRKQFGVAIGSFQVLQHRMVDMLLATEQARSMAFLAAVKVDSEDAAERAQALAQAKTMIGQSGRTVGQGAVQLHGGMGVTLEVRAAHLFKRLTMINTQFGDSDHHLGQLSDGLLAA; via the coding sequence ATGAACTTCAATTTCAGCGAAGAACAGGAATTGCTGCGCGACACGCTCGCCAGCTTCATCAAGCGCGACTACGACTTCGAGGCGCGCCGCGGAATTCTCGAGTCCGAGGCCGGCTGGTCGCGAGACAGCTGGACCACCCTGGCGGACATGGGGCTGCTGGCCTTGCCACTGCCGGAGGAACACGGCGGCCTGGGCGGCAATGCCATCGACCTGTTCGTGGCCATGGAGGCCATCGGGCGCGGCCTGATCGTCGAGCCGTTTCTGGCCACCGTGGTGCTGGGCGCCGGCCTCGTCGCGCGTGCCGGCACCGAATCGCAGCAGGCCCAGGTTCTGCCGGCTGTGGCCTCCGGCGAATGCCTGCTGGCCTATGCGCATGGCGAGCACGCCGCGCGCTATGTGCTGAGCCACGTCGAAACCCGCGCGCGTGCCGACGGCGACGGCTGGGTGATCGACGGTGCCAAGACCGTCGTGCTGCACGGCGCCCAGGCCGACAAATTGATCGTCTCGGCGCGCACGTGCGGCGATGCCGGTGACGAGGACGGACTGTCCCTGTTTCTGGTGGACGCAAGGGCGGACGGACTGCACCGTAACGACTACCCGACGCAGGATGGCGCCCGTGCCGCCGAAGTCGTGCTGCGCGGCGTGCGCGTCAACGCCGATGCGCTGATGGGTGAGCTGCACCAGGCCTGGCCGCACATCGTGCACGCTCAGGAACGCGCCATCGCCGCGGTCTGCGCCGAGGCGATCGGCGTGATGGACACGCTCAATCAGGACACCATCGGCTACCTGCAGACGCGCAAGCAGTTCGGCGTGGCCATCGGTTCGTTCCAGGTCCTGCAGCACCGCATGGTCGACATGCTGCTGGCCACCGAACAGGCGCGCTCCATGGCTTTCCTCGCCGCCGTGAAGGTGGACAGCGAGGACGCCGCCGAACGCGCGCAGGCGCTGGCCCAGGCCAAGACCATGATCGGTCAGAGCGGCCGCACCGTCGGCCAGGGCGCGGTGCAATTGCATGGCGGCATGGGCGTGACGCTGGAGGTACGCGCCGCCCATCTGTTCAAGCGCCTGACGATGATCAACACACAGTTCGGTGATTCCGACCATCACCTGGGTCAGCTCAGCGACGGTTTGCTGGCCGCATGA
- a CDS encoding acyl-CoA dehydrogenase — translation MSTPLINRRDLAFQLYEVLDCEALSAREHFAEHSREQFDAILDTAERMATDLFAPHNREADENEPQFDGERVTMIPQVKPALDAFCEAGFIAATHTSDWGGMQLPQTIAQSAFAIFDAANVGTMAYAFLTIGNSNLIAAFGSDAQKQRYLPNLLSGRYFGTMALTEPQAGSGLADVRTRAIPQDDGSYRLVGTKIFISGGDHELSENIVHLVLARIDGAPAGTRGISLFIVPKLRVNEDGSLGARNDVKLAGLIHKMGYRGTTSTILSFGDEGDCHAELIGEANRGLVQMFHMMNEARIGVGLGAVMLGYAGYLHSLAYARERRQGRPPTAKDPNTPPVTLTEHADIRRMLLAQKAYVEGGLALCLYAARLVDEQRTGTAKAAEEAGLLLDLLTPVVKSWPSQWCLEANHLAIQIHGGYGYTRDYPVEQCYRDNRLNPIHEGTHGIQALDLLGRKLWMRGGAPLALLQRCIALTLAEARARDDAQLTEHADALEAALGDVAQTLAVLGPALRDDAELALANATVFLEAFGHVVMAWVWLRQAVAAQGADRSGADEAFYGGKLAAARWFFRWELPKTAPQFALLRSLDTSCLHMRDDWF, via the coding sequence ATGAGCACGCCGCTGATCAACCGCCGCGACCTCGCCTTCCAGCTCTACGAAGTGCTGGACTGCGAGGCCCTGAGCGCGCGCGAACACTTCGCCGAGCACTCGCGCGAACAGTTCGACGCGATCCTCGACACCGCCGAGCGCATGGCCACCGATCTGTTCGCGCCGCACAACCGCGAGGCGGACGAGAACGAGCCGCAGTTCGACGGCGAGCGCGTGACGATGATCCCGCAGGTCAAACCCGCGCTCGACGCTTTTTGCGAGGCCGGCTTCATCGCCGCCACGCATACGTCCGACTGGGGCGGCATGCAGCTACCGCAGACCATCGCGCAATCGGCGTTTGCGATCTTCGACGCGGCCAACGTCGGCACCATGGCCTATGCGTTCCTGACGATTGGCAATTCCAATCTCATCGCCGCATTCGGCTCGGACGCTCAGAAGCAGCGCTACCTGCCGAATCTGCTGTCCGGCCGCTACTTCGGCACCATGGCGCTGACCGAGCCGCAGGCCGGCTCCGGCCTCGCCGACGTGCGCACGCGCGCGATCCCGCAGGACGATGGCAGCTATCGGCTGGTCGGCACCAAGATCTTCATTTCCGGCGGCGATCACGAGCTGTCCGAGAACATCGTGCACCTGGTGCTGGCGCGCATCGACGGCGCACCGGCCGGAACGCGCGGCATCTCCTTGTTCATCGTGCCCAAGCTCCGCGTCAATGAAGACGGCAGTCTCGGCGCGCGCAACGATGTGAAGCTGGCTGGCCTGATCCACAAGATGGGCTATCGCGGCACGACCTCGACGATTCTCTCGTTCGGCGATGAGGGCGACTGCCACGCCGAGCTGATCGGTGAGGCCAATCGCGGGCTGGTACAGATGTTTCACATGATGAACGAGGCACGCATCGGCGTCGGCCTCGGCGCCGTGATGCTTGGCTACGCGGGTTATCTGCATTCACTGGCCTATGCGCGCGAACGTCGTCAGGGTCGCCCGCCCACGGCCAAGGACCCGAACACACCGCCAGTGACGCTGACGGAGCATGCGGACATCCGGCGCATGCTGCTGGCGCAGAAAGCGTACGTGGAAGGCGGACTCGCGCTGTGCCTGTACGCGGCGCGTCTGGTGGACGAACAGCGCACCGGTACCGCCAAGGCCGCGGAGGAAGCCGGGCTGCTGCTCGACCTGCTCACGCCCGTGGTCAAAAGCTGGCCCTCGCAGTGGTGCCTGGAAGCCAACCATCTCGCCATCCAGATTCACGGCGGCTACGGCTACACGCGCGACTATCCGGTGGAGCAGTGCTACCGCGACAACCGCCTCAACCCGATTCACGAAGGCACGCATGGCATCCAGGCGCTGGATCTGCTGGGCCGCAAGCTGTGGATGCGCGGCGGTGCGCCGCTGGCGCTGTTGCAGCGGTGCATCGCCCTGACGCTGGCCGAGGCGCGCGCGCGAGACGACGCGCAACTGACCGAACACGCGGACGCGCTTGAAGCGGCGCTCGGCGATGTCGCTCAGACACTGGCCGTGCTCGGCCCGGCCCTGCGGGACGATGCCGAACTCGCGTTGGCCAACGCCACCGTGTTTCTGGAGGCCTTCGGCCACGTGGTCATGGCCTGGGTCTGGCTGCGTCAGGCCGTGGCCGCACAAGGCGCCGACCGCAGCGGTGCCGATGAGGCGTTCTACGGCGGCAAGCTGGCCGCTGCGCGCTGGTTCTTCCGCTGGGAACTGCCGAAAACCGCGCCGCAGTTCGCGCTGCTGCGCAGCCTCGACACCAGTTGCCTGCACATGCGCGACGACTGGTTCTGA
- the panB gene encoding 3-methyl-2-oxobutanoate hydroxymethyltransferase: MSQIRKLSAESLKGMKSSRPIAMLTAYTTPIARSLEVAGVPVLLVGDTVGMVEMGFDSTREVTLDHMRYHIGAVRRGASETHIIGDLPYDTDGDPETALHSARLLVEAGADSVKLEGPKYAVIRHLVANGIDVVGHTGLTPQTASNFRQVGRDAEDAARVADEAQGIADAGAFMLVLEHIPDTLGAAITARLPIPTIGIGAGPDCDGQVLVINDLLGFGDRWPPFSKQYAYLGKTIIDAARGYVAEVGDRSF, encoded by the coding sequence ATGAGCCAGATCCGCAAACTCAGCGCCGAATCCCTGAAAGGCATGAAGTCGTCCAGACCGATCGCCATGCTCACGGCCTACACCACGCCGATCGCCCGCAGCCTGGAAGTGGCGGGTGTGCCGGTTCTGCTCGTCGGAGACACGGTGGGCATGGTGGAAATGGGCTTCGACAGCACGCGTGAGGTCACGCTGGATCACATGCGCTATCACATTGGCGCCGTGAGACGCGGTGCCAGCGAGACTCACATCATCGGCGATCTTCCCTACGACACGGATGGTGACCCGGAGACCGCGCTGCACAGCGCGCGGCTGCTGGTCGAGGCCGGCGCCGACAGCGTCAAGCTCGAAGGTCCGAAGTACGCGGTGATCCGGCATCTGGTGGCAAACGGCATCGACGTCGTCGGCCATACCGGTCTGACGCCCCAGACGGCCAGCAATTTCAGGCAGGTCGGACGCGATGCCGAGGATGCGGCGCGCGTCGCCGATGAAGCCCAGGGCATCGCCGATGCCGGTGCCTTCATGCTGGTGCTGGAACATATTCCCGACACGCTGGGAGCCGCCATTACCGCTCGCCTCCCGATACCGACGATCGGCATCGGCGCCGGCCCTGATTGCGACGGACAGGTCCTGGTCATCAATGATCTGCTGGGATTCGGCGACCGTTGGCCACCGTTCTCGAAACAGTACGCCTACCTCGGCAAGACCATCATCGACGCCGCGCGCGGCTACGTCGCCGAAGTCGGCGACCGCAGTTTCTAG
- a CDS encoding GNAT family N-acetyltransferase gives MHIRIDDLSGPEIAAFLEDHIRDMKSVSPPESKHALDLDGLRKPEITFWTVWDEQVLVGCGALKELDKTHAEIKSMRVSGTRKQQGIASMLLRHMLDQAAARGYRRLSLETGSMPFFEPARRLYTKFGFQPCAPFSGYKDDPNSVFMNLDIQQRQAST, from the coding sequence ATGCATATCCGTATCGACGACCTGAGCGGACCGGAAATCGCCGCGTTTCTCGAAGACCACATTCGCGACATGAAGTCCGTCTCGCCGCCAGAGAGCAAGCATGCGCTCGATCTCGACGGTCTGCGCAAGCCGGAGATCACGTTCTGGACGGTCTGGGACGAACAGGTTCTGGTCGGCTGCGGCGCACTCAAGGAACTGGACAAGACGCATGCCGAGATCAAGTCCATGCGCGTATCCGGCACCCGCAAGCAGCAGGGCATCGCCTCGATGCTGCTGCGACACATGCTCGACCAAGCGGCGGCGCGCGGCTATCGACGCCTGAGCCTGGAAACCGGTTCGATGCCGTTCTTCGAACCGGCGCGGAGGCTGTATACGAAATTCGGGTTCCAGCCCTGCGCGCCGTTTTCCGGCTACAAGGACGACCCCAACAGCGTCTTCATGAATCTCGACATCCAGCAACGCCAAGCGTCAACCTAG
- a CDS encoding SDR family oxidoreductase — protein sequence MQALTGKVALVTGAGQGVGQGIALALADAGVAVAVSGRTRAKLEDTVSQIERRGGRALGVVCNVRDAQALAACVDEIVNTLGRLDILVNNAQEVPLGTLSMVDDEAFAAGWESGPLAVFRLMKLCHPHLKNAMDRGGGCIINLASSAARRWDLNGYGAYAAIKEATRQLTRAAACEWGPDGIRSNAILPLANSPAMRAWSEAQPEAAAAFVASVPQGRVGDCEADIGRFVVVLCSDACAYLNGQSIGLDGGQAYLG from the coding sequence ATGCAAGCTCTTACGGGAAAAGTCGCACTGGTGACCGGTGCCGGCCAGGGTGTGGGGCAGGGCATTGCCTTGGCCCTGGCTGATGCCGGTGTCGCCGTCGCTGTGAGCGGCCGTACGCGCGCCAAGCTTGAAGACACAGTGTCGCAAATCGAGCGCCGTGGCGGCCGCGCACTCGGGGTGGTCTGCAACGTCCGCGATGCGCAGGCGCTGGCCGCTTGTGTGGACGAGATCGTGAACACGCTCGGCCGACTGGACATCCTCGTCAACAACGCCCAGGAAGTGCCGCTGGGGACGCTGTCGATGGTAGACGACGAGGCTTTCGCAGCTGGCTGGGAATCCGGCCCACTGGCGGTGTTCCGCTTGATGAAACTGTGCCATCCGCATCTCAAAAATGCCATGGACAGGGGCGGCGGCTGCATCATCAATCTCGCCTCATCGGCCGCCAGGCGCTGGGATCTGAACGGATACGGTGCCTATGCCGCGATCAAGGAGGCCACGCGCCAACTGACGCGTGCCGCCGCCTGCGAATGGGGACCGGACGGTATCCGCAGCAATGCGATCCTGCCGCTGGCAAACTCGCCGGCCATGCGCGCCTGGAGTGAGGCACAGCCCGAGGCCGCTGCTGCCTTCGTCGCGAGCGTGCCACAAGGCCGCGTCGGCGATTGCGAGGCGGACATCGGGCGCTTCGTGGTGGTGCTGTGTTCGGACGCCTGCGCTTACCTCAACGGGCAAAGCATCGGTCTGGACGGTGGGCAGGCCTATCTAGGTTGA
- a CDS encoding DUF962 domain-containing protein: MDSKPSQSADTGFDSFAAFYPFYLSEHANRTSRRLHVIGTGSLILILACALISGAWSLLWLLPLVGYGFAWVGHFFFEHNRPATFKHPFYSLMGDFVMFRDVLSRRIPW; the protein is encoded by the coding sequence ATGGACAGCAAACCGTCGCAGAGCGCAGACACCGGATTCGATTCATTCGCGGCGTTCTACCCGTTCTATCTGAGCGAGCACGCCAACCGCACCAGCCGACGCCTGCATGTGATCGGGACTGGCAGCCTGATCCTGATCCTGGCCTGCGCCCTGATCAGCGGTGCATGGAGCCTGCTGTGGCTGCTGCCGCTGGTTGGTTATGGATTTGCCTGGGTCGGACATTTCTTCTTCGAGCACAACCGGCCGGCCACGTTCAAGCATCCGTTCTACAGCCTGATGGGCGACTTCGTGATGTTTCGCGACGTGCTCAGCCGGCGCATTCCCTGGTAG